A DNA window from Microcystis aeruginosa NIES-843 contains the following coding sequences:
- a CDS encoding NYN domain-containing protein, translating to MRQSESKIALLIDADNAPASKIEAIVSEIAKYGVANIRKAYGNWKSPALKAWEECLHEYAIRPVQQFDYTKGKNATDAAMIIDAMDLLYTQQLDAFAIVSSDCDFTPLVMRILTNGLKVYGFGEKKTPLPFVYACSTFLYLETIDQAVNSEETSKVSASVKKTGKELKQDTKLISLLRGAVSSTLDDDGWSNLAEIGGHIANQTSFDPRNYGYAKLSGLFEAIDLFEIQRKNKAVFVRSKQKNGTTPKT from the coding sequence ATGCGGCAATCAGAATCAAAAATTGCGCTGCTGATTGATGCAGACAACGCCCCTGCATCAAAAATTGAGGCGATCGTCTCTGAAATTGCAAAGTATGGAGTTGCCAATATTCGTAAGGCTTACGGAAACTGGAAAAGTCCTGCGCTGAAAGCCTGGGAGGAGTGTTTGCATGAATACGCTATTCGCCCCGTCCAACAGTTCGACTATACGAAGGGCAAAAATGCTACTGATGCTGCAATGATTATTGATGCAATGGATTTGCTGTATACACAACAGTTGGATGCTTTTGCAATCGTGTCGAGCGATTGTGACTTTACTCCTTTAGTGATGCGAATTTTGACAAATGGCTTAAAAGTCTATGGATTTGGCGAGAAGAAAACACCATTGCCTTTTGTTTATGCGTGTTCAACATTTTTATACCTAGAAACTATTGATCAAGCAGTAAATTCTGAGGAGACTTCCAAAGTTTCTGCAAGTGTGAAGAAAACTGGTAAAGAGTTGAAGCAAGACACCAAATTAATCAGTTTATTGAGGGGCGCTGTTTCTAGCACTCTAGACGATGATGGTTGGTCGAATTTGGCAGAGATTGGCGGACACATAGCAAATCAGACATCTTTTGACCCACGCAACTACGGATATGCAAAGTTGAGTGGCCTGTTCGAGGCTATTGACTTATTCGAGATTCAGCGAAAAAATAAGGCAGTCTTCGTGAGGAGCAAGCAAAAGAATGGCACTACTCCAAAAACGTAG
- a CDS encoding DUF1349 domain-containing protein: protein MRLSENFLQPALSDDFYWLNEPTHYRLGNGLEISTDEKTDFWQNTHYGFQRDDGHCLLIRQVGDFSLMTQVEFQPREKYDQCGLMVRIDSQNWIKVSTEYESEQASRLGSVVTNLGYSDWATQDIASGYREMWYRISKRGSDFLLENSYDGQAWLQMRITHLHKIADDCEIGVYACSPIGKAFRCCFKTLEISDNQWLAIPEAS from the coding sequence ATGCGACTTAGTGAAAATTTTTTACAGCCAGCATTGTCAGATGATTTTTACTGGCTCAACGAGCCGACGCATTATCGTTTGGGTAATGGCTTGGAAATTTCTACAGATGAAAAAACTGATTTTTGGCAAAACACGCACTATGGTTTTCAAAGAGATGATGGGCATTGCTTATTGATCCGACAAGTTGGGGATTTTTCCCTAATGACCCAAGTAGAATTTCAGCCTCGGGAAAAATATGATCAATGTGGCCTAATGGTGCGGATTGACAGTCAGAATTGGATAAAAGTTTCCACGGAATATGAAAGCGAACAAGCTAGTCGGCTTGGTTCTGTGGTGACCAATTTGGGATATTCTGATTGGGCAACGCAAGACATTGCTTCAGGATACCGCGAAATGTGGTATCGCATCAGTAAACGGGGGAGCGATTTTCTGCTAGAGAATTCTTATGATGGGCAGGCTTGGCTGCAAATGCGGATCACACACTTACACAAGATAGCCGACGATTGCGAAATCGGAGTGTATGCCTGCAGCCCGATAGGCAAAGCGTTTCGCTGTTGTTTCAAAACCTTGGAAATCTCAGACAATCAGTGGCTGGCAATACCGGAAGCCAGCTAA
- a CDS encoding RNA recognition motif domain-containing protein, which yields MSIFVGNLSYEISQEDLVDVFKEYGKVQRVHIPVDKETGRKRGFAFVEMESKAQETTAIEALDGAEWMGRSIKVNQAREREERAPFNGGGGDRKKRY from the coding sequence ATGTCTATTTTTGTTGGTAATCTCTCTTACGAGATTTCCCAAGAAGATCTGGTCGATGTCTTTAAAGAGTACGGCAAGGTTCAAAGGGTTCATATTCCCGTTGACAAAGAGACAGGCCGCAAACGCGGTTTCGCCTTCGTGGAAATGGAAAGTAAAGCCCAGGAAACTACCGCAATTGAGGCACTGGATGGTGCTGAATGGATGGGGCGATCAATTAAAGTTAACCAGGCCCGCGAGCGTGAAGAGCGCGCGCCCTTCAATGGTGGTGGTGGTGACAGAAAAAAACGCTATTAA
- a CDS encoding DUF5615 family PIN-like protein translates to MVFSLMKIYQLKSSSLHLYRSFLGRSPSDTEIWQYAKDKKLVIVTKDTDFSDQLMLNFFCT, encoded by the coding sequence ATGGTTTTTTCTTTGATGAAAATTTACCAGCTAAAATCCTCTTCACTCCATCTTTACCGATCATTTTTAGGGAGAAGTCCAAGTGATACGGAAATTTGGCAATATGCAAAGGATAAAAAACTGGTTATTGTTACGAAAGATACAGACTTTTCCGATCAACTAATGCTTAATTTTTTTTGCACCTAA
- a CDS encoding J domain-containing protein: MAEQILSLLLYLILILTAFWFISPQKKPRSHPAYHLACLLEDAPESSLKGQFYPLATPLATPIACTVPQVWRSVYRQSLAKPDVNYWQWRGMPENEQFCRELGELLQLNPARGYAKEILESLALNQDPFYHLYWDLKAIAHGNFNNIGTNELAEGRFARRDLRTHQQMRKDFRQWHLQACQQLGKERVKAVYRLCYGAYWSLIAQILYPSPRSLAVMIIESANPVWWRVLGITPFTTTSRIENNYKTLLCYWHPDRNSHPNATEITAHLNRAYDCYQSFQEMSSQDNAPLWTKIRRWIP; encoded by the coding sequence ATGGCGGAGCAAATTCTTTCTCTACTCTTGTACTTAATTCTCATTTTAACGGCTTTTTGGTTTATTAGCCCCCAAAAAAAGCCCCGTAGTCATCCCGCCTATCATCTTGCTTGTTTACTAGAAGATGCTCCTGAAAGCTCTTTAAAGGGTCAATTTTATCCCCTGGCTACTCCCTTGGCTACCCCGATAGCCTGTACTGTTCCGCAGGTGTGGCGCAGTGTATATAGGCAGTCTCTGGCAAAACCGGATGTTAACTATTGGCAATGGCGCGGTATGCCCGAAAATGAGCAGTTTTGTCGGGAATTAGGGGAATTATTGCAATTAAATCCGGCTAGAGGTTACGCTAAGGAAATTCTGGAAAGTCTCGCCTTGAATCAAGATCCTTTTTATCATCTTTACTGGGATCTAAAAGCGATCGCTCATGGTAACTTTAACAATATCGGGACTAATGAACTAGCTGAGGGCAGATTTGCCAGGCGAGATTTGCGAACTCATCAGCAGATGCGGAAGGATTTTCGTCAATGGCATTTACAAGCTTGTCAACAGTTGGGAAAAGAGCGGGTTAAAGCGGTTTATCGGCTCTGTTATGGAGCATATTGGTCATTAATCGCCCAAATTCTCTATCCTTCGCCTCGTTCCTTGGCCGTGATGATTATAGAGTCGGCTAATCCCGTTTGGTGGCGAGTTTTGGGGATTACTCCTTTTACCACGACTAGCCGGATTGAGAATAATTATAAAACTCTCTTGTGTTATTGGCATCCCGATCGCAATTCCCATCCCAATGCTACAGAAATCACTGCCCATCTTAATCGCGCCTACGATTGTTATCAAAGTTTTCAGGAGATGAGTAGTCAAGATAATGCACCTTTGTGGACGAAAATCCGTCGCTGGATTCCTTAG
- a CDS encoding XisH family protein, with product MSRRDDLHLSLRHTLEKEGWKITDDPLILTLEKTLLKADLGAEKFFAAEKEDRKIAVEIKDFDTPSVISELEKTIGQLQLYQWALDSQEPERKLFLGISQAVYLKHFKKAIFQLVIKRNRINLIIYNPQKEIICEWITQ from the coding sequence ATGTCCAGACGAGACGATCTACATTTATCATTACGTCATACTTTAGAAAAAGAAGGTTGGAAAATCACTGATGATCCTTTAATTCTAACCTTAGAAAAAACCTTGCTTAAAGCTGATTTAGGAGCAGAAAAGTTTTTTGCTGCGGAAAAAGAAGATCGTAAAATTGCCGTAGAAATCAAAGACTTTGATACGCCTTCAGTTATCAGTGAATTAGAAAAAACAATAGGACAACTTCAATTATACCAATGGGCTTTAGATTCACAAGAACCTGAAAGAAAACTTTTTTTGGGCATTAGTCAAGCGGTTTATTTAAAACACTTCAAAAAAGCTATTTTCCAACTGGTTATTAAACGTAACAGAATCAATTTAATTATTTATAATCCTCAAAAGGAGATAATTTGCGAATGGATAACACAGTAA
- a CDS encoding element excision factor XisI family protein encodes MDNTVNYADILTQVIRKESAMQPRLQTLKITPVCDPESGNFLIIMTGWEKEAWINTILFHARLLKNKIVIEDDNLEEGLTTNLIQAGIPPEDIITGLSLE; translated from the coding sequence ATGGATAACACAGTAAATTATGCCGATATTCTGACTCAAGTTATCAGAAAAGAGTCGGCGATGCAACCTCGATTACAAACCCTTAAAATTACCCCAGTTTGTGATCCAGAATCAGGCAACTTTTTAATAATTATGACTGGTTGGGAAAAAGAAGCATGGATTAATACAATTTTATTTCACGCTCGTTTATTGAAAAATAAAATTGTCATTGAAGATGATAATCTTGAAGAAGGATTAACAACCAATTTAATTCAAGCTGGGATTCCCCCAGAAGATATTATTACTGGACTTTCCCTAGAGTAA
- a CDS encoding IS630-like element ISMae24 family transposase encodes MRLIRDLNPESQKMLERIYRASKHHQVRERAKCILLSFQGTTIEELSGIFGVTRKTIYNWLTAWEDRKLIGFYNRRGRGRKPKLTEAQGQQVIDWVKEEPKSLKKIQIKIVEEGKLTVSKDTIKRLIKKINMRWKRVRRGVAKTPDEWELEVKLPILEELKKQEKRGEIEIGYLDEMGGDSKPCIPDAWQEEKTTIKLPPIEGKRLNILGIMKRDNQLFYETQVGTVTSEIVINFLDKYCQNIQKKTVIIIDQASIHTSEAFMEKLEEWEKKNLKIFWLPTYSPHLNLIEILWRFLKYEWIEFSAYKDRKSLLAYVKKVLDNFGGEYVINFA; translated from the coding sequence ATGAGATTGATTAGAGACCTAAACCCCGAGAGCCAGAAAATGCTAGAGAGAATTTATCGAGCTAGTAAACATCATCAAGTAAGAGAGCGAGCGAAATGTATACTCTTAAGTTTTCAGGGAACCACGATAGAAGAATTGAGCGGAATATTTGGAGTTACGAGAAAGACCATCTATAATTGGTTGACGGCCTGGGAAGATAGAAAACTAATTGGTTTTTATAATCGTCGAGGAAGAGGGAGAAAACCTAAATTGACAGAAGCACAAGGTCAACAAGTTATTGACTGGGTAAAAGAAGAACCGAAAAGCTTAAAAAAAATCCAGATAAAAATTGTAGAAGAAGGGAAATTAACCGTAAGCAAAGACACGATAAAAAGACTCATAAAAAAAATCAACATGAGGTGGAAAAGGGTGAGAAGAGGGGTCGCCAAAACCCCTGATGAGTGGGAGCTTGAGGTCAAACTACCTATTTTAGAAGAACTAAAAAAACAGGAAAAAAGAGGAGAGATTGAGATAGGATATTTGGATGAAATGGGAGGGGATTCAAAGCCTTGTATTCCTGACGCTTGGCAAGAAGAAAAAACCACGATAAAGTTACCACCAATTGAAGGTAAAAGACTAAATATTTTAGGAATAATGAAACGAGATAATCAATTATTTTATGAGACACAGGTCGGAACGGTTACTAGCGAGATAGTTATTAATTTTCTGGATAAATATTGCCAAAATATACAGAAAAAAACTGTCATAATAATTGACCAAGCTTCCATTCATACCAGCGAGGCATTTATGGAGAAACTTGAGGAATGGGAAAAGAAAAACTTGAAAATATTTTGGTTGCCCACTTATTCACCTCATTTAAATTTAATTGAAATATTATGGAGATTTTTAAAATATGAATGGATTGAATTTAGCGCCTATAAAGACCGAAAGAGCCTCCTCGCTTACGTTAAAAAAGTGCTGGACAATTTTGGAGGCGAGTATGTAATTAATTTTGCCTAG
- a CDS encoding IS630-like element ISMae27 family transposase — MSGVPNINVAESVEDLKSLLKQQVTSLNFAKVQSLYLLKIKEVETVRHLAVLIGRSERTIHRWLSCYREGGIENLLSEPEKLGRPKKISVEEAALIQNELKDPEGFQSYKEIHFWVSIILEIPTSYITVYRLVRNELQAKLKVARPQNLKQLPGEVKIFQNNLSEQLQALLEKESEKVSQYLKVRFWCQDESRFGCHTIVRDKITIKGIKPLGNFQYNFQYLWLYGLIEPRTGSSFFYEFSHLDGECFNQYLTLFSQAFSEELHIIQLDNAPAHTATDLEIPDNIILFYQPPYCPEVNPIERVWLYLKNLLAWGNFNSLDNLRSKLYHLLNSLSNDTIGYLTGWSWILEALCLSGI; from the coding sequence ATGAGTGGAGTCCCTAATATTAATGTTGCTGAGTCAGTAGAAGACTTAAAATCCTTGTTGAAGCAACAAGTAACCTCTTTAAACTTTGCTAAAGTACAATCCCTGTATCTACTAAAAATTAAGGAGGTAGAAACGGTTCGTCATCTCGCCGTGTTAATAGGACGCTCAGAAAGAACTATTCATCGCTGGTTAAGTTGTTATCGAGAAGGAGGGATAGAAAATCTCTTGTCAGAACCAGAAAAACTGGGAAGACCCAAAAAGATTTCAGTGGAAGAAGCCGCTCTAATTCAGAATGAATTAAAAGACCCAGAAGGATTTCAAAGTTATAAAGAAATTCATTTTTGGGTATCAATTATTTTAGAAATACCCACCAGTTATATAACTGTTTACCGTCTCGTAAGAAATGAATTACAAGCTAAATTAAAAGTGGCTCGACCTCAAAATTTAAAACAATTACCAGGAGAAGTAAAAATATTCCAAAATAATCTATCTGAACAGCTACAAGCTTTACTAGAAAAGGAATCTGAAAAAGTTAGTCAATATTTAAAAGTCCGCTTCTGGTGTCAAGATGAAAGTCGCTTCGGCTGTCATACCATTGTCAGAGATAAAATAACAATTAAAGGCATAAAGCCCCTTGGTAATTTTCAGTATAATTTTCAATATCTCTGGCTCTATGGTTTAATAGAACCTCGAACAGGTAGCAGTTTTTTCTATGAATTTTCTCATTTAGATGGGGAATGTTTTAATCAATATTTAACGCTTTTTTCTCAAGCTTTTTCTGAGGAATTACATATTATTCAATTAGATAATGCTCCCGCACATACGGCGACCGACCTAGAAATACCTGATAATATTATCCTATTTTATCAACCTCCCTATTGTCCAGAAGTAAATCCAATTGAGAGAGTTTGGCTATATTTGAAAAACCTATTGGCCTGGGGCAATTTTAACTCCCTTGATAACTTAAGAAGTAAACTTTACCATCTTTTAAATTCTCTATCCAATGACACGATCGGGTATTTGACGGGATGGTCTTGGATTTTAGAAGCTCTATGTCTGTCAGGAATTTAG
- a CDS encoding DUF433 domain-containing protein — translation MAGTRIPVQTVMEFLGAGDSIEEFLEEYPSLNREDIYACMQFAARLMANHYEVRKIA, via the coding sequence ATAGCTGGAACCCGAATTCCGGTGCAAACAGTTATGGAATTTTTGGGAGCAGGGGATTCTATTGAAGAATTCCTTGAAGAATATCCTTCTCTGAATCGAGAAGATATTTATGCCTGTATGCAATTTGCAGCAAGATTGATGGCGAATCACTATGAAGTCAGAAAAATTGCATGA
- a CDS encoding glycogen/starch/alpha-glucan phosphorylase, translated as METTSTLADGREALQCPTLVEDDRTGMSPETLKRAFLDNLFYLQGVNRTNASPYNYYVALAYTVRDRLLRRFLKSTDTYKQEKVKLVCYFSAEFLMGRYLGNNLANLGIYDLIKEMIEELGLDFEEIIEQEPDPGLGNGGLGRLAACFLDSLASLEIPAIGYGIRYEFGIFHQMIQDGWQVEIPDNWLRFGNPWELPRPDESVEVKLGGRTEIYHDDKGQERVQWLPERRVLAIPHDTPVPGYKTNTVNALRLWKAEASESFNFEAFNAGLYDQSVAEKMDAETISKVLYPNDNTPAGRELRLAQQYFFVAASLQDLIRIHLKSHKNLQNFHETAAIQLNDTHPAIAIAELMRLLVDENGLEWSKAWAITQKTFAYTNHTLLPEALERWSADLLGKLLPRHLEIIYLINHFFLEDVRTWFPDNEELLGKLSIVEEAGWGNKQIRMANLACVGSHSINGVAALHTELLQKDTLKEFAMLWPEKFYNKTNGVTPRRWILLSNPQLSALFTEKIGDDWLKDLKELRKLEQYLDDPEFRQRWYEIKQANKADLAAYMLKTRNIEVDVNSIFDVQVKRIHEYKRQHLAVLHIIALYNRIKQNPQIDIVPRTFIFGGKAAPGYFMAKLIIKLTNAVAEIVNKDPDVRGRLKVVFLPNFNVSLGQRIYPAADLSEQISTAGKEASGTGNMKFAMNGSLTIGTLDGANIEIREEAGAENFFLFGLTAGEVYAKKAHGYEPMSYYKNNRELKGVIDRIKSGYFSHGDQELFRPIVDSLLYDDQYMLLADYQSYADCQEQVSEAYRDRDKWTRMSILNSVRMAKFSSDRTIWEYCQEIWKVNPVKISLED; from the coding sequence ATGGAGACAACCTCTACCCTAGCTGATGGGCGTGAAGCACTTCAATGCCCCACTTTAGTTGAAGACGATCGCACCGGCATGAGTCCCGAAACCCTAAAACGGGCTTTTCTGGACAATCTATTTTATTTGCAAGGGGTTAACCGCACTAATGCCAGTCCCTACAATTACTATGTCGCCCTTGCCTACACCGTTCGCGATCGCCTGCTGCGTCGTTTTCTGAAATCCACCGACACCTACAAACAAGAAAAAGTTAAACTCGTCTGCTATTTCTCCGCCGAATTTCTCATGGGGCGGTATTTAGGTAATAATCTCGCTAATTTGGGTATTTATGACCTAATCAAAGAGATGATCGAGGAATTAGGTCTTGATTTTGAGGAAATTATCGAACAGGAACCGGATCCCGGCCTGGGAAACGGCGGTTTAGGGCGTTTAGCGGCTTGTTTCCTCGATTCCCTCGCTTCCCTAGAAATTCCCGCCATCGGTTACGGTATCCGCTACGAATTTGGCATTTTCCATCAAATGATCCAAGACGGTTGGCAGGTGGAAATCCCCGATAACTGGCTACGGTTCGGCAATCCTTGGGAATTACCCCGTCCCGATGAAAGTGTGGAAGTAAAACTGGGTGGCCGGACGGAAATCTATCACGATGATAAGGGACAGGAACGGGTACAATGGCTGCCGGAACGTCGGGTTTTAGCCATTCCCCATGATACCCCCGTCCCGGGTTACAAAACCAACACGGTGAACGCTTTGCGTCTCTGGAAAGCAGAAGCGAGTGAATCGTTTAATTTTGAGGCTTTTAACGCCGGGTTATACGATCAATCCGTGGCCGAAAAAATGGACGCGGAAACCATTTCTAAAGTCCTTTATCCCAACGATAACACCCCCGCCGGTCGCGAATTACGTCTGGCCCAACAATACTTTTTTGTGGCTGCTTCCCTGCAAGATTTAATTCGCATTCACCTAAAAAGCCACAAAAATCTGCAAAACTTCCACGAAACCGCCGCTATTCAGCTGAACGATACTCACCCAGCCATTGCGATCGCTGAGTTAATGCGTTTGTTAGTGGATGAAAACGGCTTAGAATGGTCAAAAGCTTGGGCAATTACCCAAAAAACCTTCGCTTATACCAATCATACCCTATTGCCGGAAGCCCTAGAACGTTGGTCGGCGGATCTGCTGGGGAAATTGCTACCCCGACATCTAGAAATTATCTACCTGATCAATCACTTTTTCCTTGAGGATGTGCGGACTTGGTTTCCCGATAACGAGGAATTATTGGGCAAATTGTCGATAGTTGAAGAAGCTGGTTGGGGTAATAAACAAATTCGCATGGCTAATTTAGCCTGTGTGGGTAGTCACTCGATTAATGGAGTCGCCGCTTTACACACGGAGTTACTGCAAAAAGACACCCTGAAAGAGTTTGCCATGCTCTGGCCGGAAAAATTCTACAATAAAACCAATGGTGTCACCCCGCGCCGGTGGATTTTATTGAGCAATCCCCAATTATCGGCACTATTTACTGAAAAAATCGGCGATGATTGGTTAAAAGACCTGAAGGAATTGCGAAAACTGGAACAATACCTTGATGATCCCGAATTCCGTCAGCGTTGGTATGAAATTAAACAGGCGAATAAGGCCGATTTAGCGGCTTATATGCTGAAAACCCGCAATATCGAGGTGGATGTTAATTCGATTTTCGATGTGCAGGTAAAACGGATTCACGAATACAAACGCCAACATCTGGCAGTTCTGCACATTATCGCCCTTTACAATCGCATTAAACAGAACCCTCAGATCGATATCGTGCCGCGCACTTTTATCTTTGGTGGTAAGGCAGCCCCCGGTTACTTTATGGCTAAGTTAATTATTAAGTTAACTAATGCTGTAGCTGAAATTGTTAATAAGGATCCTGATGTCAGAGGTCGTTTAAAAGTGGTTTTCCTGCCTAACTTTAACGTTTCTTTGGGTCAACGCATCTATCCGGCGGCTGATCTTTCCGAACAGATTTCCACGGCGGGTAAGGAAGCTTCCGGAACCGGTAACATGAAGTTTGCCATGAATGGCTCCCTCACCATCGGTACCCTTGACGGTGCTAATATCGAAATTCGCGAGGAAGCAGGAGCAGAAAATTTCTTCCTTTTTGGCTTGACAGCAGGAGAAGTTTATGCTAAGAAAGCACACGGTTATGAACCGATGAGCTATTACAAAAATAATCGCGAATTGAAGGGAGTGATCGATCGGATCAAGAGTGGTTATTTTAGCCATGGTGACCAGGAATTATTCAGGCCGATCGTCGATTCTCTCCTCTACGATGACCAGTATATGCTTTTAGCTGATTATCAATCCTACGCTGATTGTCAGGAACAGGTAAGTGAAGCTTATCGCGATCGGGACAAGTGGACGCGGATGTCGATTCTCAACTCGGTTCGTATGGCAAAATTCTCTAGCGATCGCACGATCTGGGAATATTGTCAAGAGATTTGGAAAGTTAATCCAGTCAAGATTAGCTTAGAGGATTAA
- a CDS encoding serine/threonine-protein kinase — MNLVLLNNRYQIVSILARGGFGETYIAIDTNMPSQRRCVIKKLQPAIQSEGMPEWLKERFQKEASVLEELGEQNRQIPRLYGYFAQDNHFYLVQEWIDGETLTQKQQRQGNLSSSAVRTILENLLPVIDFIHSRRIIHRDVKPDNIILRNSDNLPVLIDFGVMKEAVATLLDPTGKSAYSIALGTPGYMASEQAAGRPVFSSDLYSLGLTAIFLLTGKTPQYLETDSRTGEILWRQEAENVNPNLAMVIDRAIRFHPRDRFATAREMLAALAEIAPDLSTQPTIAVSPHSPRLKSSTPPKPIVSPTVVIQPTSGKKKNPWPSILLIFAVTIGAFALGYRGFMALLPKNEEIEPLPTPEPSPSPEIIPPPSQDFPPIRRPSRQRTPIYSPTPTPSPTPTPEVIPTPEATPELTPGPTPEEVIPIPVPLPETEPSPQVSPLPSPSPSPSPSPSPSPSPSPVPEVINPPVNEDKIEPIAPPVLSPSPLPTVENSNY; from the coding sequence ATGAATCTAGTGCTTTTAAACAATCGCTACCAAATTGTTAGTATCCTTGCTAGGGGGGGATTTGGGGAAACTTATATCGCTATCGATACGAATATGCCTTCTCAACGGCGCTGTGTGATTAAAAAATTGCAGCCGGCCATTCAAAGTGAGGGGATGCCAGAATGGTTAAAAGAACGTTTTCAGAAAGAAGCAAGCGTTTTAGAGGAATTGGGGGAACAAAATCGCCAAATACCCCGTTTATACGGTTATTTTGCCCAAGATAATCATTTCTATCTGGTGCAGGAGTGGATTGACGGGGAGACACTAACCCAAAAACAGCAACGACAGGGAAATTTATCCTCCTCAGCAGTGCGGACGATTTTAGAGAATTTGCTGCCTGTTATTGATTTTATTCACAGTCGCCGCATTATTCACCGGGATGTGAAACCCGATAATATTATCTTAAGAAATAGTGATAATTTGCCCGTTTTAATCGATTTTGGGGTAATGAAAGAAGCAGTCGCCACCTTACTCGATCCTACGGGAAAAAGTGCCTATTCGATCGCCCTTGGCACCCCCGGTTATATGGCTTCGGAACAGGCTGCCGGGAGACCGGTCTTTTCTAGTGACCTTTACAGCCTAGGCTTAACGGCGATTTTTTTATTAACGGGAAAAACTCCCCAATATCTAGAAACTGACTCGCGCACGGGGGAAATTCTCTGGCGACAGGAGGCAGAAAATGTTAATCCTAATTTAGCTATGGTAATCGATCGAGCGATCCGTTTTCATCCCCGGGATCGGTTTGCTACTGCTAGGGAAATGTTAGCAGCTTTGGCAGAAATAGCCCCCGATTTGTCCACCCAACCGACTATCGCGGTTTCTCCCCATAGTCCCCGATTAAAGTCCTCTACACCCCCAAAACCAATCGTCTCCCCCACTGTGGTTATTCAACCCACTTCCGGAAAAAAAAAGAATCCTTGGCCGTCGATTTTGCTGATTTTTGCGGTGACAATTGGGGCTTTTGCCCTAGGATATCGGGGATTTATGGCTCTTTTACCCAAAAATGAGGAAATTGAACCATTACCAACCCCTGAACCTTCTCCTAGTCCTGAAATCATTCCTCCTCCCTCTCAAGATTTTCCCCCTATCCGACGACCTTCTCGTCAACGGACTCCCATTTATTCCCCGACTCCTACCCCATCCCCGACTCCTACCCCAGAGGTGATTCCTACTCCAGAAGCGACTCCAGAATTAACTCCTGGTCCCACCCCAGAAGAAGTAATTCCTATTCCTGTTCCCCTTCCTGAAACGGAGCCGAGTCCTCAAGTTTCTCCCCTTCCTTCTCCTTCCCCTTCTCCTTCTCCTTCTCCTTCTCCTTCCCCTTCTCCTTCCCCTGTTCCAGAGGTGATTAATCCCCCGGTTAATGAGGATAAAATTGAACCGATCGCTCCTCCGGTTTTATCACCTTCTCCTCTTCCCACGGTCGAAAATAGTAATTATTGA